In the genome of Rhodoplanes sp. Z2-YC6860, one region contains:
- a CDS encoding UbiD family decarboxylase, with the protein MTALANIDNQSLRGFLRMVESDHPDEFLRIQQEIDPKFESTAMLFELDKVGRSPVIMFEKFKGHSTPVVTNIAGNRKLLAACLGVKPAELPTAFRERCQKYIPCEVVSNAAWDEVVIEGDDIDLWKLPVPLQFTVDAAPYITAGQLTARDPVTGVDTTGFHRLMLKDKNRLGVSLHSRRRLYEFHRRAEEKGQSLPVAITIGVHPLHYMGSMVYAYPQSVRKFEIIGGLFGEPYRLARCGVADLEVPAGAEIVIEGEILAGVHEPEGPFGEFTGYASYRSTQNIFVAKRIRMRRDAIYHSVVSGMSQDHILVSCITREGEILNALKRNLPNVRAVHVPHTTCGAFMAIVSMKKIAEGEPQMAMMATFGTELYTKQVIVVDEDVDIYSMNDVMWAIATRVRAEKDVLLVPNCKSAILDPTSDPKTFTVTKMGIDATRPSGQDFAERLVISDEQRARARQLLESAGVKL; encoded by the coding sequence ATGACGGCGCTAGCCAATATCGACAACCAGAGCCTGCGTGGCTTCCTGCGCATGGTGGAATCCGATCATCCCGACGAATTCCTGCGTATCCAGCAGGAAATCGATCCGAAGTTCGAGTCGACCGCGATGCTGTTCGAGCTCGACAAAGTCGGCCGCAGTCCGGTGATCATGTTCGAAAAGTTCAAGGGCCACTCAACGCCGGTGGTTACCAATATCGCCGGGAACCGTAAACTCCTGGCCGCTTGTCTCGGCGTCAAACCAGCCGAGTTGCCGACAGCTTTCCGTGAACGCTGTCAGAAGTACATTCCCTGTGAGGTTGTCAGCAACGCTGCCTGGGATGAGGTCGTCATCGAAGGCGATGACATCGACCTGTGGAAGCTCCCGGTACCGCTGCAGTTCACCGTCGACGCCGCGCCTTACATCACTGCCGGCCAGCTCACGGCGCGCGATCCGGTGACCGGTGTCGACACGACGGGCTTTCACCGCCTGATGCTGAAGGACAAGAACCGGCTCGGCGTGTCGCTGCATTCACGGCGGCGGCTTTACGAATTCCATCGCCGCGCCGAGGAGAAAGGCCAATCGCTGCCCGTTGCGATCACCATCGGCGTGCATCCGCTGCATTATATGGGTTCGATGGTCTACGCTTATCCGCAGAGCGTGCGGAAGTTCGAAATCATCGGGGGGCTGTTCGGCGAGCCTTATCGGCTGGCGCGCTGTGGCGTCGCCGACCTGGAGGTGCCGGCCGGCGCCGAGATCGTCATCGAGGGCGAGATTCTTGCGGGTGTGCACGAGCCGGAAGGCCCATTCGGCGAGTTCACCGGCTACGCGTCCTATCGCAGCACGCAGAACATCTTTGTCGCCAAGCGCATCCGCATGCGTCGCGATGCGATCTATCACAGCGTCGTCTCGGGCATGTCGCAGGATCACATTCTGGTGTCGTGCATCACCCGCGAGGGCGAAATCCTCAATGCGCTGAAGCGCAACCTGCCGAATGTGCGCGCGGTGCATGTGCCGCACACCACGTGCGGCGCCTTCATGGCGATCGTTTCGATGAAGAAGATCGCTGAGGGCGAGCCGCAGATGGCCATGATGGCCACCTTCGGCACCGAGCTCTATACCAAGCAGGTCATCGTGGTCGACGAGGACGTCGACATCTACAGCATGAACGACGTGATGTGGGCGATCGCGACGCGCGTGCGCGCCGAGAAGGACGTGCTGTTGGTGCCGAACTGCAAGAGCGCGATTCTCGATCCGACCTCCGATCCCAAGACCTTCACGGTCACCAAGATGGGCATCGATGCGACACGGCCGTCCGGCCAGGATTTCGCCGAGCGGCTCGTCATCTCCGATGAGCAGCGGGCGCGGGCGCGCCAGCTCCTCGAAAGTGCCGGCGTGAAACTCTGA
- a CDS encoding ABC transporter permease, with protein sequence MSAEAVANAGLRAPPWTSGLRRLAGEVALPTGFILACIAAFEILARAFAIPEVLFPAPSRVATALVVNAPTLGYHAALTILQVLAALVVSLAVGVLIAAVFTLSRVIEDMFAPLFVVLQIVPKIALAPLFVVWSGPGVVSHLTFAVCLSFFPILAGARAGFEETSADAVRLCHALRASRWQTLFHVQLPMALPQLFVGAKVSTTLCIIGVVLGEFVSAQAGIGWYIVQAAALSQTTNILAALVVLSLFGLLVYGLVAAGEIMVRRRMFG encoded by the coding sequence ATGTCGGCTGAGGCGGTTGCCAATGCCGGTCTTCGGGCGCCGCCGTGGACCAGCGGCTTGCGGCGCCTCGCCGGCGAGGTCGCGCTGCCGACAGGCTTCATCCTGGCCTGCATCGCGGCGTTCGAAATTCTTGCGCGTGCGTTTGCCATTCCCGAGGTGCTGTTCCCCGCGCCGAGCCGCGTCGCAACCGCCCTCGTCGTCAATGCCCCGACGCTGGGCTACCATGCCGCGCTGACGATCCTGCAAGTGCTGGCCGCGCTCGTGGTGTCGCTGGCTGTCGGCGTCCTGATTGCGGCCGTCTTCACGCTGTCGCGTGTCATCGAGGACATGTTTGCGCCGTTGTTCGTCGTGCTGCAGATCGTCCCGAAGATCGCGCTGGCGCCCTTGTTTGTCGTCTGGTCCGGACCCGGCGTCGTATCGCATCTCACCTTTGCGGTCTGTCTCAGCTTTTTCCCGATCCTGGCCGGCGCCCGCGCCGGTTTCGAAGAGACCAGCGCAGACGCGGTGCGGCTGTGCCATGCGCTGCGCGCGAGCCGCTGGCAGACGCTGTTCCACGTGCAGCTGCCGATGGCGCTGCCCCAGTTGTTTGTGGGCGCCAAGGTCAGCACGACGCTGTGCATCATCGGCGTCGTGCTCGGAGAGTTCGTCTCCGCCCAGGCCGGCATCGGCTGGTACATCGTGCAGGCGGCCGCACTGTCGCAGACCACCAACATCCTCGCCGCGCTCGTCGTGCTGAGCCTGTTCGGCCTCCTGGTCTATGGCCTGGTCGCCGCCGGCGAGATCATGGTCCGGCGCCGGATGTTCGGGTGA
- a CDS encoding ABC transporter permease translates to MRKPSSKAQRILLPLLTCCSIVLLWQLSVSNGWISSLSLAAPWEAVKVAVASIDVMWPHIMATAYATVLTFALSSIGGMLLGALLMHGRIFRLAVYPSLVMFQLLPKIALAPLFVVWFGVNLISRLSFAGFISFFPIVLATLAGLRATDPLVLKLCKSVRASPAQIFWQVRLPYAVPLIMSGLKVGMTLSITGVIVSEFVTAQSGLGYIILFASSNLQIDLLFAALGWVSLIGLLSYGAVLLLERLIQWRLGAPMTGGLSLPGEAVP, encoded by the coding sequence ATGCGGAAGCCGTCCAGCAAGGCCCAGCGCATCCTCCTGCCCCTCCTCACCTGCTGCAGCATTGTGCTGCTCTGGCAGCTGTCCGTGAGCAATGGATGGATCAGTTCGCTCAGCCTCGCCGCGCCATGGGAGGCCGTTAAGGTGGCCGTTGCCAGCATCGATGTCATGTGGCCTCACATCATGGCGACCGCCTACGCGACCGTATTGACCTTCGCGCTGTCATCGATCGGCGGCATGCTGCTGGGCGCGCTGCTCATGCACGGACGCATCTTCCGCCTCGCGGTCTATCCAAGCCTGGTCATGTTCCAGTTGCTGCCGAAAATTGCCTTGGCGCCGCTGTTTGTCGTCTGGTTCGGCGTCAACCTGATCTCGCGGCTGTCGTTTGCCGGATTCATTTCGTTCTTTCCGATCGTGCTGGCGACGCTGGCCGGCCTTCGCGCAACGGATCCTCTGGTGCTCAAGCTCTGCAAATCGGTGCGGGCGTCGCCGGCGCAGATCTTCTGGCAAGTGCGGCTGCCTTACGCGGTTCCGCTGATCATGAGCGGGCTCAAGGTCGGGATGACGCTGTCGATCACCGGCGTGATCGTCAGCGAGTTCGTCACGGCCCAGAGCGGGCTCGGCTACATCATCCTGTTTGCTTCTTCGAATCTGCAGATCGACCTGTTGTTCGCGGCGCTCGGATGGGTGTCGCTGATCGGCTTGCTGTCTTACGGAGCGGTGCTGTTGCTGGAGCGTCTCATCCAGTGGCGCCTCGGCGCTCCGATGACCGGCGGCCTTTCACTGCCGGGGGAAGCCGTGCCGTGA
- a CDS encoding ABC transporter ATP-binding protein → MSFIRGDGVRKVYDPDGKAVEALHNVNFRVEQGEFVSILGPSGCGKSTLLMISAGLEDITDGALTVAGEPMSGPRADVGIMFQDPTLLPWKTVTENVLFPARIARLPLDPLRERAKTLLRSVGLQSFEEHRPHQLSGGMRQRVSICRALINDPSILLMDEPFSALDAITRDQMNVLLLDLWQQQVARTALFITHSIREAVLLSDRILVMTKRPATIVQDVVVPFPRPRSPELAETAEFNQLCGRLRGMIEESHVG, encoded by the coding sequence ATGTCGTTCATCCGCGGCGACGGAGTGCGCAAGGTCTACGACCCCGACGGCAAGGCCGTCGAGGCGCTGCACAACGTCAACTTTCGCGTCGAACAGGGCGAGTTCGTCTCGATCCTGGGTCCGAGCGGGTGCGGCAAGAGCACGCTCCTGATGATCTCCGCGGGTCTGGAAGACATCACCGACGGCGCGCTCACCGTCGCAGGCGAGCCGATGAGCGGCCCGCGCGCCGACGTCGGCATCATGTTTCAGGATCCCACGCTGCTGCCGTGGAAGACCGTCACCGAGAACGTGCTGTTTCCGGCGCGCATCGCCCGGTTGCCGCTCGATCCGCTTCGCGAGCGGGCGAAGACGCTGTTGCGTTCGGTCGGCCTGCAATCCTTCGAGGAGCATCGCCCGCATCAGCTTTCCGGCGGGATGCGGCAACGCGTTTCGATCTGCCGGGCGCTGATCAACGATCCGAGCATCCTGCTGATGGACGAGCCGTTCAGCGCGCTCGATGCCATCACCCGCGACCAGATGAACGTGCTGCTGCTGGATCTCTGGCAGCAGCAGGTGGCGCGGACCGCGCTGTTCATCACCCACAGCATCCGCGAGGCCGTCCTGTTGTCCGACCGGATCCTGGTGATGACCAAGCGCCCCGCCACCATCGTGCAGGATGTCGTCGTGCCGTTTCCAAGGCCGCGCAGTCCGGAACTGGCGGAGACCGCGGAATTCAACCAGTTGTGCGGACGGCTGCGCGGCATGATCGAGGAGAGCCATGTCGGCTGA
- a CDS encoding chlorohydrolase family protein, protein MRTRIKCGWLVGHANGHHTLWRNAELVYEGNSVLFVGERFEGQVDREIDASGKFVAPGFIDTHVHSGHRASHRLISDIGRGDYFGQPFLEISVPREGTRVGGDVRYVRPDDNAATDELTLNARFTIAELLRNGITTFVEFGSQLRVQQALLEVVGELGIRAYLGPGFDSGRWVGGEGGKLVRVLNEASGDREFDLAIEFIERYQGEHADRVRGILVPREIETCTVALMTKAAEAAQERNLPVAIHAAYNIHEVYDIIREHQMTSIELLQKIGLMSDKLNVGHGNFTCDNPLVNYSDSHDLDIMGSHRCSISHCPVNVARRGRFLDNWESYRKAGVNVALGTDTYPRDMILQMRNASYFGKVASGNLKSATAAQVFEAATLGGAHSVGRDDIGRLAPGAKADIIIIGLTGNDTLRMGPVRDPIKSLIDCGIGDDVETVIVDGIVRMENGNIPGIDFAELRRQAQAAGERVWSRWQEWDPNGRTADEMSPYSFPKQN, encoded by the coding sequence ATGCGTACCCGGATCAAATGTGGCTGGCTCGTTGGTCATGCCAACGGCCATCACACACTCTGGCGCAATGCGGAGCTTGTCTATGAAGGCAATTCGGTGCTCTTCGTCGGCGAACGCTTCGAGGGCCAAGTCGACAGGGAAATCGACGCCAGCGGCAAGTTTGTCGCGCCGGGCTTCATCGACACCCATGTGCATTCCGGCCACCGCGCTTCGCATCGGCTGATTTCCGACATCGGCCGCGGCGATTACTTCGGTCAGCCGTTCCTGGAAATCAGCGTGCCGCGCGAGGGTACGCGGGTTGGCGGCGACGTGCGCTATGTGCGGCCGGACGACAATGCGGCGACCGATGAGCTGACGCTGAACGCGCGCTTCACCATTGCCGAGCTTTTGCGCAACGGCATCACCACATTTGTTGAGTTCGGCAGCCAGCTTCGCGTGCAGCAGGCGCTTCTCGAAGTGGTCGGCGAACTCGGCATCCGCGCCTATCTCGGCCCGGGTTTCGACAGTGGGCGCTGGGTCGGCGGCGAGGGCGGCAAGCTCGTCCGCGTCTTGAACGAAGCGTCGGGCGACCGTGAGTTCGATCTCGCGATCGAGTTCATCGAGCGCTATCAGGGCGAGCATGCGGACCGGGTGCGCGGCATTCTGGTGCCGCGCGAGATCGAGACCTGCACGGTGGCGCTGATGACCAAGGCCGCAGAGGCCGCGCAGGAGCGCAATCTGCCGGTCGCGATCCACGCGGCTTACAACATCCACGAAGTCTACGACATCATCCGTGAGCACCAGATGACGTCGATCGAGCTGCTGCAGAAGATCGGCCTGATGTCGGACAAGCTTAATGTCGGCCACGGCAACTTCACTTGCGACAATCCGCTGGTGAACTATTCCGACTCCCACGATCTCGATATCATGGGTTCGCACCGCTGCTCGATCTCGCACTGTCCGGTCAACGTCGCGAGGCGCGGGCGCTTCCTCGATAACTGGGAGAGCTATCGTAAGGCCGGCGTCAACGTTGCGCTCGGCACCGACACCTATCCGCGCGACATGATCCTGCAGATGCGCAATGCGTCGTACTTCGGCAAGGTCGCGAGCGGCAATCTCAAGTCTGCGACGGCCGCGCAGGTGTTCGAAGCGGCGACGCTGGGCGGAGCCCATTCGGTCGGCCGCGATGACATCGGGCGGCTCGCGCCCGGCGCCAAGGCGGACATCATCATCATCGGACTCACCGGCAACGACACGCTGCGCATGGGACCGGTGCGCGATCCGATCAAGAGTCTGATCGATTGCGGCATCGGCGACGATGTCGAGACGGTGATCGTCGATGGCATCGTCCGGATGGAGAACGGAAATATCCCCGGCATCGATTTCGCCGAGCTTCGCCGGCAGGCTCAGGCTGCAGGCGAGCGGGTCTGGAGCCGCTGGCAGGAATGGGACCCCAATGGCCGCACTGCGGACGAGATGAGTCCGTATTCGTTCCCGAAGCAGAATTGA
- a CDS encoding ABC transporter substrate-binding protein, whose amino-acid sequence MGKHFGARPTRRDVLRGAAIGALAAGGLARPAIAQTRNVTLTLPWVPEGPNLMTFVAKANGYWSKEKLNVDIAKGTGSVGAAQAVGNGQFQFGVSAATAGLQQAALGLPIAQISCCSYDAFMAVVTMSDSGVAKPKDLEGKKIACTAKSGDFPFLPVFAANAGVDLSKVEILQVDLNVRQRLLIEKQVSAISAFAPSVVPGYLANGFSPKIMLFSQYNLPLFGNCLFTQQALLEKEPGFCGAIAEGLNEAIKFVLLKPEESLDIFFKANPEMALAKGARELNKLALDFFRYSVMHDASKQNGIGYAPPADYKTMMDLVMKYVAPEGKQPDLEKVVSNKYAGGVKLTAAEWETVKASCSDVTKLLS is encoded by the coding sequence ATGGGGAAGCATTTCGGGGCGCGGCCGACGCGGCGCGACGTGTTGCGCGGTGCAGCAATCGGAGCGCTGGCAGCCGGTGGTCTGGCTCGGCCGGCCATCGCGCAAACCCGCAATGTGACCTTGACGCTGCCCTGGGTGCCGGAAGGGCCCAATCTCATGACCTTCGTCGCCAAGGCGAACGGCTATTGGTCGAAGGAAAAGCTGAACGTCGATATCGCCAAGGGCACCGGTTCGGTCGGCGCTGCACAAGCCGTCGGCAATGGCCAGTTCCAGTTTGGTGTCTCCGCCGCCACAGCCGGACTGCAACAGGCGGCGCTTGGGCTGCCCATCGCGCAGATTTCCTGCTGCTCCTACGACGCCTTCATGGCGGTCGTCACCATGAGCGACAGCGGCGTGGCGAAACCAAAGGATCTCGAAGGCAAGAAAATAGCCTGCACCGCGAAATCGGGCGACTTTCCTTTCCTTCCGGTGTTTGCGGCGAATGCGGGCGTGGACCTGAGCAAGGTCGAAATTTTGCAGGTCGACCTCAACGTCAGGCAGCGGCTCTTGATTGAAAAGCAGGTGTCGGCGATCTCGGCATTCGCGCCTTCGGTCGTGCCGGGCTATCTCGCCAACGGCTTCTCGCCGAAAATCATGTTGTTCAGCCAATACAACCTCCCGCTCTTTGGCAATTGCCTGTTCACCCAGCAGGCACTGCTGGAGAAGGAGCCCGGGTTCTGCGGCGCGATCGCCGAGGGCCTGAACGAGGCCATCAAATTCGTGCTGCTCAAGCCGGAAGAGTCGCTCGACATCTTCTTCAAGGCCAATCCCGAAATGGCGCTCGCCAAAGGCGCGCGCGAGCTGAACAAATTGGCGCTCGATTTCTTCCGCTATTCCGTGATGCACGATGCGTCGAAGCAGAACGGCATCGGCTACGCGCCGCCGGCCGACTACAAGACTATGATGGACCTCGTGATGAAATACGTGGCGCCCGAGGGCAAGCAGCCCGATCTGGAGAAGGTCGTCTCCAACAAATACGCAGGCGGCGTCAAACTCACCGCCGCGGAGTGGGAGACCGTGAAGGCGTCCTGTTCGGACGTCACCAAGTTGCTGAGCTGA